Below is a genomic region from Rhododendron vialii isolate Sample 1 chromosome 5a, ASM3025357v1.
taatttaaaattattgaacagcatGGATCATTCATGCGGGtccggagtgggccccgcgtATGGTCGGTACGTATGATTTGTGTGCTTGGGTCGGTATCCATAGCATCCTCCTTTACTATTTCTAGGCTATCAAACGTACATCATGGAAATCaccgaaaataaaattttctataCATCGTTCATATGATTTTCACATTCGTCTTTTTTACTTTCTCtacctctccctcctctctctcttgggaAGTTCAATGCCACCAAAATCTACTTCACCGAATCCACCGAGGTGAGTTCTtccattattttttgtatatttgctacccatttccttttcattaagattatgATGTTTATCAATGGATATATTGCGTTATTATTTATAgcatagttgaatttgttggacaCGGATTGGTATATTGCACGCAAGTTCAGTATTAATTTGCGTGTTGTGATTGTTTGAGCCGTATATTGCACGCGAGTTCAgtattttctttcttgtgctGATTGTTCGAGCTGTGCCAGCATCCACTAATGAACCATAAAGGACAACACAAGCATGCATAGTTACCACAATAACCAACtgaccaaaaaggaaaagtgtGGGAAACAGAATCCTTCAAGCTATAAGAAGGACCGCTAATTTGTCAAGAACGAGGAAGAAACTTCAATTATCAATTTGTCAGAAACTGAAACAAAATCATCACCTTAGCCGCAATAAGACCGCTAATTTGAGCCATGTCACACATTAACACTGCTCCGCATTTATCAGCAATTTGTCTAAACCTTGCGTAGTCCCACTCGCGCGGATACGAGCTCCCACCGCAAATAAGTATCTTGGGGCGAAAATCAAGCGCCCTCTCCTCGAGTTTATCATAATCAACATAACCTGTCTGCGGGTTAATCTTATACGGGAGACTTTCAAAGAAAATCGAAGCCCCAGAAACTTTCCTTCCATTAGGAGTATAATACCCATGACTGGTGTTTCCACCAGAAGGGGTATCCAATCCCATTATCCGATCTCCGGGTAACAATAACCCGGTGTAAACAGCGAAATTGGCCGATGTGCAGGAATAAGGTTGAACATTGACGCCCCAATTATCCGAATGTAAACCAAAAGCAGCTAAAGCACGTTCACAACATAGGGTTTCAATCTCATCTATGAACTGATTACCACCGTAATACCTCGCACCGGGCATTCCTTCGGAGTACTTGTTCGTCAAGTGGCTCCCTAAAGCTTGCATTACAGCCCGGCACACAAAATTCTCCGAAGCTATCAGTTCAATCCCCTTGAACTGCCTCTGTTTCTCCTTCTCCATGATTCCGAAAACATCAGGGTCTGCAACGCAGAGTGGTTGGTTTCCCCAAACCCTAACCGCACTCTGCCGCGATTCGAGCCCTACCGGCGGTTCAATCGAAGCCCGTTTTGACGATGATGAATACGAAGACAACGATTCACCATCCCTCCTCCTCTTTAAACACATGGAATGCCCTAGAATCCGAAACTCCTCGACTTCTTCTCCTTCGTCGTCTTCTTTCACCTCATCATCACTCTTTCTGTCCTCGTTCTCGACCTCGTCCTTGGTCTGCTTTTCCATCAATTGCAGCGGAAATGGCGGCGCATCCCGGGAGCTGGAGTCGATCTGGAACGAGAACGGTTCGTCGTCGGAGACCAGGGAACGGCTGGGAGTAGGGGCTGTtgaggagtgagagagaaacCCGAGAGAGAGATTCGATTGCGTCTGTGTCAAATCCATAGGACCAAATTCATACACCTACCAAtgaaaaaccctaaccccaataGAATGAGTTCGGGGAACGTGAAAAACGTCTTTCAAAAACCTTTCTAATTCTAGAATTTGCTAAAGCGAAAAATTGAGAGGGGGAGGATTATGTAAGGTTGGGATAATCAAGGTTCAGAACAACAACAATAGCAACAGCAGCAGAAACAGCGACAGCGGCGTCTGAAGCAGTCACAGTAGCAGTACCGGAAAATGGATTTGCCTGACGTGGTTGACGATGACTCCATGGGTTtaggtaaaacaaaaaaacgctAGCACCTCCCCAAAACAACTACTCCAGCTAATAGATACGTGtggtgtgtttgtgtgtgaaaAGTTCgatgtcgagagagagagagagactgatcaaaaaaaaaaaaagagagagagagagagagatgcgtgGGTCTGACGAAGAGgggtttcttttcttctggGGAGGGGATGCACCTAGACGGGTTACGATTTCATTCCGGTCACCGGCCGTTACTTTAGCTCCACCCCGCATTGTGTTCATTTGAAATAAAACGACCTTTGACAAAGAAAATGGTTAAAGTAGGCTAAGGTTCATATCGTCCGTACTCGAGTTTTAatttaggggaatttttaggctgACCAGAAAAATTAGGtttggacttaatttagtcatgtataattatttgtattttttattttaatcatgCCCCTTCACGCGCATCAGCGCACAGAACTAGATagcatctagtatagaaaaattattcaatgctccatgagcattggtgcaccattaaaacattatttaaatttcaaaaagtcgtatcttttgttgtagatatttattttttttaaaaaaattatatttttggaacctactcgacgatatctactaCATAAGATCCattttgaatatgaaattatgtaaaattaaaaaaatactatttgCTATGAGAactttctatgagaattgtctctatgagaactgtttatgaaaactatttctatgagaactatctGTGTGAAAACTGTCattatgagaactgtttcgaacaaaaataccattggctatgtgaactgactgacaattctcatagtcaattctatgagaactaagTGAAATGGCTatatgaactgaaaaatacacagtttaaATAGTTTCACCacatactaaaatacacagtt
It encodes:
- the LOC131326301 gene encoding serine hydroxymethyltransferase 7-like produces the protein MDLTQTQSNLSLGFLSHSSTAPTPSRSLVSDDEPFSFQIDSSSRDAPPFPLQLMEKQTKDEVENEDRKSDDEVKEDDEGEEVEEFRILGHSMCLKRRRDGESLSSYSSSSKRASIEPPVGLESRQSAVRVWGNQPLCVADPDVFGIMEKEKQRQFKGIELIASENFVCRAVMQALGSHLTNKYSEGMPGARYYGGNQFIDEIETLCCERALAAFGLHSDNWGVNVQPYSCTSANFAVYTGLLLPGDRIMGLDTPSGGNTSHGYYTPNGRKVSGASIFFESLPYKINPQTGYVDYDKLEERALDFRPKILICGGSSYPREWDYARFRQIADKCGAVLMCDMAQISGLIAAKECVNPFDYCDIVTSTTHKSLRGPRGGIIFYRKGSKPRKRGILLTQGDGSDRFDFEEKINFAVFPALQGGPHNNHIAALAIALKQVVTPEYKAYMQQVKKNAQTLASALLRRNCKLVTGGTDNHLLLWDLRTLGLTGKNFEKVCEMCHITLNKIAIFDDNGTITPGGVRIGTPAMTSRGCLEADFETMADFLLRVVQITSTVQREHGKLQKAFLKGLQNNKDIVELRTQVEDFAKQFALPGLD